The Candidatus Micrarchaeia archaeon DNA window CTTACCGTCTAATTCAGGGTTGATAGAAATCATCTTCATATAACATTCTGTAGTTATTGCGGTATTATCTATATAAGCTGAATTAATTCCCGTAGAATGTAAATAGAAGCCCAATGAGTCTCTCATCCTCCTTTTTATTACTATCCAATTTTGTTCTGCTTTCCATTCATGAGGTGGTGTCCCATACCAAAAAAGATCAGGAAAAATATCTTCATTCCCATTTAGATCAACGTATTTCATTGGATTATTCTGCGCATAGACAAAAGGATTTAAACCATCTTTTACTGGATCTGGGGTTATAAAGCGCCCTAAATCTGGGTCATAAAATCTTGCGCCAAAATATTGAAGACCTGATGAATCTTGTTCATGACCAACAAAATCTTTTCTGTTTTCTATTTCTTGCGCTAAATTTAATTGCGCGCCGAAAATATCATAATCTGTTTTCATAACAACAGATGCGTTTTCATCTGTTATCACTCTTGGATTTAATCTATGGTCATTATGATAAAAATAAATTTTTGGTTCTATAGGTTTATGTAAAATTGTTTTTGGATTTTCAAAATCAATTCTTGAAATTAATTGTTCTCCCACATATATATAAAGAGTTTCATTTTTTTGAGTATTTTCTAAATTTTGAAGATCTTTATTTGTTTCTTTATTTAACTCATTTGTTTTTATTGAAGAAGTTGTATCTGAATAAACCCAATATCCCAACCCTGGCTCTAATCTATTAATATCAATTATTGAATATTTACTTGTTTTTGGATCAATAGAATAAATAGCTGTTTTTGTATCTTTTATATTCTCTTTAAAAGAATCAACATCTTTTTGAGAATTAAAACTTACTAAGGAAAATTTAGAATCACTTGTTTTTAAATTAGAACTTTCATATGTTTTAAATGAAACTTTAATTGGTTTAACTATATATATCATTACTCCTCCTAAAGAAGTTATATCTGTATTTTTATTTATTGAGAGATATTTTTGATTTAAACTATCATATGTATAAGCTGTTTTATAATCTTCATTAGTTAACTCATTAAAAACACTGCTAGAAATCATATTCCAACCAGTATTTAAAGAAATATTTATAAACTCAGAAATTGAGTCTTCAGATCCTTTTAATTTTGAATTTATCTCATAAATTGTATGATCTCCTTCCCAAAAATAATAAACAATATTTGAATCATTTATAAGTTTGATAATTCTTTTTCCACCTAAGGAATAATAATAAGTCTCATTTCCAAAAGACCCATTAATTGTTTTTAAATTTCCAATATTATCATATGTAATATCATATATTTTTTCCGACTCTATTTCGGGTGCTGCTCTTCCTCTTGGCGCTAAATCAATTCCATCATAATTAATAGGTTCAAATATTTTTGAAATTAATCTATTCATATTATCATATTCATAAATATATCTTCCTTCTGGAGTATTTGCTGAATTTAAAATTACTGAATTTCCTCCATCATAAAATTCATATTCATAATTTGTTGTTTCTTCACTTGAATGTTTAATTAAACGATTATCTAATTCATCATAAAGATAACTAACAGAATTGAAAACTTTTTCATTATTACTATATACATCAGTTAATCTATTTGCTAAATCATATCTAAAGCTAGCCAAATTTTCCCAAACATAAGAAGAAGGTCTCATTTCTACAAGGTCTTCTTCTATTATACTTGGTGAAAAAGAAGTTGGATTTAAAGAATTTATTGAAATAATATTAGATAAATCATCATAAACATACTGTCTCCCAAAATAATTAAATCTATCTTTATCTGTACGTAATTCAATTAATTGATCATCAATATTATATTTATACTTTGTTTCTATTCCATTTCCAAAATTTATTTTAGATATTCTATTATATTCATCTATTTCAAAATCTACTATGTCTTCTTCTTCATATTTAACATCTATAATTTTTCCTAAATGATCATACATATAAGAAATATCTTTTTCATTTATCTGTTTATTTACTAGATTAAGAAAATCAAAACTATTTTTAATTTCTATTGTTTCTTTATTTGTATTGTCAATTTTATTTACAATTTTTTGTGAATCAATCAACCCTTTTTCATTATATTCAAAATTAACTATTTGATTCTCAGATTCTTGAATACAAACTTTTCCTTTACCATATTCACAACTTGAATCCTCTAAAAATAAAATATCTCCATAAGAATTTGAAACAACAAAATCAAAAGAATTTTTATTTAATAATTGTGTAGATCCTAATCTATTTAATTCATCATATTCATTATATAAAACTAAATAATCAATCTCCTTTCCTTTGTTTGGTGTTAGATATAAATTATCTAAATAAACCTCTCCAAAATTCCAAATCTGTAATTCAATAAATTCTGTATTTAATGGAGAAGTAATATTAAATGAATATTCTTTCCAAGATTCACTTAAATGATCCCCAGGCATTTGTGTATTTATTAAATTATAACTACTATCTAAAAATTTAATGTTAAATATAAACCCTCCAGTTCCTTTTCCATATGTTCCAATAATAAAATCTTCTTTTTGATTAAATGGAATTTTATATATATAATTACTTTTTCCAATACCATTAAATTGAATACATTTTTCAGAATAACAATCAGTAGAAACATGATTAACTATAGGGATACTATAAGAAAAAGGAATTTTGAAATATTTTTCAGTTTCTAATTCAAAACCAGAATCAATAATAAAATTATTTGTTGCTGTGTAAATTAAATTGTTTTCATCATCATAAAAATTAGTTAAATATCCTCTATCTGGATCATTCGAATAAATAACATTACCTCTAAAATCATAAACATTTTTTATCTCTCTATTTAAAGGATCAATATGTGTTTTTACATTTTCTGATGTGTCTGTATATTCAAAAATTTGTTTTCTTCCTAATTCATCTTCTATTTTTATATTTCTTCCAAAATTATCTACTGTTGTTTTTATTGTATTCCCCAAAGCATCTGTAGTTTCTGTTATTAAATTATTTCCTGTTCCATATTGATTTATTGAAGAAACTAAGGTTCCTGAAAAATCATAAGTTCGCTTTAATTCATTTAAAGGATCATTTGAATATTCATGTTTAATAAATTCAATATCCTCAGGAAAAGATAAATCAGAATTTGTTTTTAAAACAGATTTTTGTTTACTTTGTTTTAACACCTCACCAAAGGAATTATATTCTATAAATACCCTTAATATCTCATCACAATCATCAAATTTACAATTTCCTTTATTACTATCTATTGCAATTTTATTTCCAAAACCATCTAAATACGTTTTTGTAGTTTTTGTTTTATCTTCTACTATTTTTTCATCAATAGTAATATATGAAGGATAAATTGAAGTTTCAGTTTCTAAATCAATAAATCTTCCGGGCATATATTCAATATGTTTTATAATTTTAGTACCTGAACCTAAGTAAGGGATATAATTATATATTAAATAAGGTAAACTTTCTCCAGGTGCATATAATTCTTTTGGTCTATTAAATTCATCATATACATAATCTATTTCTATATTATTTATATCTGATTTTAATATTAAATTATCTTTTTCATCATAAAGATAAGACTCAACTCCAGAAAGATCTCTTTTTTCTTCAATTAAATTTGTATTTGTATATTTAAATTCATTTTTAACTCCATTTACAATTTGCTCCTTTATTAAACTATTATCTTCATAATCAAATGATTTTTGTTTTATAAATTTTTGTGTATTTTTATCATAATTATATGTTGCATTAGTTATTATTGATTTAAAATT harbors:
- a CDS encoding RHS repeat-associated core domain-containing protein gives rise to the protein MFNKINIKFIMLFLFSLSILVFASNEFEFSIDPLNLFDSEFTSANPSLSTGDLFLFESITSISDNINLNQEINLIYSINNFYPEFSEFETFSEYEDYTNSEGKIIKPYPLSYARPGELGAGWEMNFPYIEARPNTFNGEDNYLYKIYIAGNKYELILFNTTRQYKEYKTKEYSNLNIKRYNYTNNNVDSYWIILDTFGNEYKFDHKIVSLLPGNSGTDTMEFCYQSSFSNACGKAKAPEIKVEGNWYSHPLYMYYKAYDGDWDTYGQVLDEGAIYFNYTKPSNILEETSVWKVKEAGVGILNDTRIQNLTIPSNCWEGDILRLRTNVNEEIIEVSPAWNETLEGDPIYDDLGRVIGYETIIIEHPAVWEYNVPSLKWQCFDYSLSGIGDTWITIKEVPNKRIIYEQAMIWHFNITEEETEEEEEEIEFDFGLTSPLTPSRRMAPIISPTEGSVSTPSCGLYTNFTPVSVSIKNYDYYSYISKWDITEIKDNYNNKLNFEYNDSIEEFSYTFCDEYSGLNSYEYEVYKVPQEVTDNCTACKIGTRDDHNNRVDIGSPWCSAYYNENNDMWWISQTDIVINDHSADSFINGGIFWNPNTLQGCVIQETCSVELLSRIQKCEIAWALNNENELEFYNTYKCGGTCSDIETKHIDYTDSSRISKIYDFYGHEINFEYSELDPSYCYKGLNDESSCYNLNSIKKYLTKDEKTLLENYIFTYNTIDLSEEGYNTTLKIDERTGMLGSDAIRYKNKDIKNVSLLSKIEKCSNADGENCLLIKEYEYYTDNLLGLLKSVKNINGGIRIFNYELKNETNTKQITIQHSVYDNSNPVIGDLADSNFVFGWNIKQIIDYDPILEKAIITKFNYFNPILNMELLPKTFTVTLNSFRAEEQITYTTVYYNKTETIYEDKGKKIDYFYNGPKNYSDIKGYLLRGIQYKTELYSEDNELVSSSVNKYSFNEKSDDPLIYSVLLKNQTIDTRGQIQYKEIEYNEFDQPIINIQGFGEEKIKQYTKYLWESKPNLLNKKINLFDIVEYQAQGNQDTDRSNLIEENFDVFDGVLKNTYDYLDSFNFKSIITNATYNYDKNTQKFIKQKSFDYEDNSLIKEQIVNGVKNEFKYTNTNLIEEKRDLSGVESYLYDEKDNLILKSDINNIEIDYVYDEFNRPKELYAPGESLPYLIYNYIPYLGSGTKIIKHIEYMPGRFIDLETETSIYPSYITIDEKIVEDKTKTTKTYLDGFGNKIAIDSNKGNCKFDDCDEILRVFIEYNSFGEVLKQSKQKSVLKTNSDLSFPEDIEFIKHEYSNDPLNELKRTYDFSGTLVSSINQYGTGNNLITETTDALGNTIKTTVDNFGRNIKIEDELGRKQIFEYTDTSENVKTHIDPLNREIKNVYDFRGNVIYSNDPDRGYLTNFYDDENNLIYTATNNFIIDSGFELETEKYFKIPFSYSIPIVNHVSTDCYSEKCIQFNGIGKSNYIYKIPFNQKEDFIIGTYGKGTGGFIFNIKFLDSSYNLINTQMPGDHLSESWKEYSFNITSPLNTEFIELQIWNFGEVYLDNLYLTPNKGKEIDYLVLYNEYDELNRLGSTQLLNKNSFDFVVSNSYGDILFLEDSSCEYGKGKVCIQESENQIVNFEYNEKGLIDSQKIVNKIDNTNKETIEIKNSFDFLNLVNKQINEKDISYMYDHLGKIIDVKYEEEDIVDFEIDEYNRISKINFGNGIETKYKYNIDDQLIELRTDKDRFNYFGRQYVYDDLSNIISINSLNPTSFSPSIIEEDLVEMRPSSYVWENLASFRYDLANRLTDVYSNNEKVFNSVSYLYDELDNRLIKHSSEETTNYEYEFYDGGNSVILNSANTPEGRYIYEYDNMNRLISKIFEPINYDGIDLAPRGRAAPEIESEKIYDITYDNIGNLKTINGSFGNETYYYSLGGKRIIKLINDSNIVYYFWEGDHTIYEINSKLKGSEDSISEFINISLNTGWNMISSSVFNELTNEDYKTAYTYDSLNQKYLSINKNTDITSLGGVMIYIVKPIKVSFKTYESSNLKTSDSKFSLVSFNSQKDVDSFKENIKDTKTAIYSIDPKTSKYSIIDINRLEPGLGYWVYSDTTSSIKTNELNKETNKDLQNLENTQKNETLYIYVGEQLISRIDFENPKTILHKPIEPKIYFYHNDHRLNPRVITDENASVVMKTDYDIFGAQLNLAQEIENRKDFVGHEQDSSGLQYFGARFYDPDLGRFITPDPVKDGLNPFVYAQNNPMKYVDLNGNEDIFPDLFWYGTPPHEWKAEQNWIVIKRRMRDSLGFYLHSTGINSAYIDNTAITTECYMKMISINPELDGKWVLHEGFQTTAGEPTYQTFFDKIDSLLAPVSIDLTDETNYIYYPREMLKYHKTMQKVAGLTVGLMVGSLTYSPTESLVGSFINSFLTPSISPNVPGLVGGGLRLALDIYLDGQKIGGVGELSTLDSQYYYPPNTIFNYNGRDSVTGNFH